The proteins below are encoded in one region of Juglans microcarpa x Juglans regia isolate MS1-56 chromosome 4D, Jm3101_v1.0, whole genome shotgun sequence:
- the LOC121259564 gene encoding CBS domain-containing protein CBSX6: MASVFLYHVVGDLTVGKPEMVEFLEMETVESAIRAIGESTEGGIPVWKRRSHSQHPGVIESGEMRQQRFVGILSSLDIVGFLARSECLEDQDKAMKTPVSEVVVPNNSLLRQVDPGTRLIDALEMMKQGVKRLLVPKSVGWKGMSKRFSILYNGKWLKNIDTSSGSGINLNANTNRPSSSSTSSTTTLRGKFCCLSREDVIRFIIGCLGALAPLPLSSISSLGVINTNYYSIEASLPALEATQKLPGDPSAVAVVECTPGGQCKIIGEISTTKLWKCDYLAAAWALANLSAGQFVMGVEDDVTSRSLPDFTLNSTDGNNNLANGGGGSRRPKKFSSRSIGFFSNSPSFGGNRSMYRGRSAPLTCKVTSSLAAVMAQMLSHRASHVWVIEDESDDILVGVLGYADILAAVTKQPAAFVAANRSCETCGNEIQT, translated from the exons ATGGCATCGGTGTTTCTGTATCATGTGGTGGGCGATCTGACGGTGGGGAAGCCAGAGATGGTGGAGTTTCTGGAGATGGAGACTGTCGAGTCGGCGATACGTGCAATCGGGGAGTCGACAGAGGGAGGAATACCGGTGTGGAAGAGGAGATCGCATTCCCAGCATCCAGGTGTGATTGAGAGTGGTGAGATGAGGCAGCAAAGGTTTGTGGGCATTCTTAGTTCTCTTGACATTGTTGGCTTCTTGGCAAGGAGTGAGTGTTTGGAGGATCAGGACAAGGCCATGAAGACCCCGGTTTCCGAGGTGGTTGTGCCTAATAATTCCCTGTTGAGGCAGGTTGATCCTGGGACAAG ATTGATAGACGCCCTAGAGATGATGAAGCAGGGTGTGAAGCGTCTTCTTGTTCCCAAAAGTGtgggatggaaaggaatgagcaAGCGATTCTCCATCCTATACAATGGTAAGTGGCTGAAGAATATTGATACCTCAAGTGGCAGTGGCATTAACCTCAACGCCAACACCAACCGTCCTTCCTCATCTTCCACATCTTCCACCACCACTCTCCGTGGTAAGTTTTGCTGTCTGTCAAGAGAAGATGTCATCCGTTTCATTATTGGTTGCCTTGGTGCTTTGGCCCCACTCCCTCTTTCCTCCATCTCCTCCCTTGGAGTCATCAACACAAACTACTACTCTATTGAAGCCTCCTTGCCAGCCCTCGAAGCAACCCAAAAGCTTCCTGGAGACCCCAGTGCGGTAGCAGTTGTGGAATGCACGCCAGGTGGACAGTGTAAGATCATTGGAGAGATCTCTACCACTAAACTATGGAAATGTGATTACTTGGCGGCGGCATGGGCTTTAGCCAATCTTTCTGCTGGACAGTTTGTGATGGGAGTTGAAGATGATGTGACCTCAAGGTCATTGCCAGATTTCACTCTGAATTCAACAGATGGCAATAACAATTTGGCTAATGGAGGCGGTGGGTCAAGAAGGCCGAAGAAATTTAGCAGTAGGAGTATTGGGTTCTTTAGCAATAGCCCAAGTTTTGGTGGCAATAGGAGCATGTATAGGGGCAGAAGCGCCCCCTTGACATGTAAGGTTACGAGTTCATTGGCTGCAGTTATGGCTCAGATGTTGTCTCACAGGGCTTCTCACGTTTGGGTGATCGAGGATGAAAGTGATGATATTCTAGTTGGGGTGTTGGGTTATGCTGACATTTTGGCTGCTGTGACCAAACAACCTGCTGCATTTGTTGCTGCCAATCGTTCTTGCGAGACATGTGGAAATGAAATTCAAACTtga